One genomic window of Gammaproteobacteria bacterium includes the following:
- a CDS encoding sulfurtransferase has protein sequence MVYTTLVSRDTLEEHLQDPRWVIIDCRFNLADPEAGQAAYRENHLPNARYAHLERDLSGSKTASAGRHPLPEPQVLARTFAAWGIDGATQVVAYDDAGGAMAARLWWLLRWLGHSAVAVLDGGINRWREEGRPLTAEIPRVTRGAEFALRIDHDARVDSDFIARNLAAQQSVVLDARATERFAGQVEPIDPVAGHIPDALNRPFDRNLDARGAFLPPHGLRNSFRETLGNTHPERVIHMCGSGVTACHNLLAMEIAGLAGSRLYAGSWSEWITDPARPRACADPDR, from the coding sequence ATTGTGTACACGACGCTGGTAAGCCGCGACACCTTGGAGGAGCATCTTCAGGACCCGCGATGGGTCATCATCGATTGCCGTTTCAATCTGGCCGATCCCGAGGCCGGCCAAGCGGCGTATCGCGAGAACCATCTTCCGAACGCGCGTTACGCTCATCTGGAACGCGACTTGTCAGGCTCGAAAACCGCATCCGCTGGCCGCCATCCGCTGCCTGAACCGCAAGTTCTGGCGCGAACTTTCGCGGCATGGGGTATCGATGGCGCAACGCAGGTGGTCGCCTATGATGACGCGGGCGGCGCGATGGCGGCGCGACTCTGGTGGCTGTTGCGCTGGCTGGGGCACAGCGCGGTCGCGGTACTGGACGGCGGCATCAATCGCTGGCGCGAGGAGGGGCGTCCGCTGACCGCGGAAATACCGCGGGTCACGCGCGGCGCGGAGTTCGCTTTGCGGATCGACCACGATGCGCGGGTAGACAGTGACTTCATTGCGCGCAATCTTGCTGCACAGCAAAGCGTCGTGCTCGACGCGCGCGCCACGGAGCGGTTTGCCGGCCAGGTCGAACCCATCGATCCGGTCGCGGGCCATATCCCGGATGCCTTGAATCGGCCTTTCGACCGCAATCTCGATGCACGCGGCGCGTTCCTGCCGCCGCACGGCTTGCGTAATTCGTTTCGCGAGACGTTGGGGAACACCCACCCTGAGCGCGTGATACATATGTGCGGCTCCGGCGTTACCGCCTGCCACAACCTGCTGGCGATGGAGATCGCCGGTCTCGCCGGCTCGCGCCTTTATGCCGGCTCGTGGAGCGAATGGATCACGGATCCGGCGCGCCCCAGGGCATGCGCCGATCCGGATCGATAA
- the alr gene encoding alanine racemase, with translation MMRAARALIDRSALLHNFQRVREAAPHSRVLAVVKANAYGHGAVTVAQTLGDAHGFGVACVDEGLALRAAGIDKTVVSLQGFKSASQLVKAAANNIDVTVYDAYQIELLAATSLAAPVRVWLKVDTGMARLGFAPTELAAVHRRVTALPRATTAPVLMTHLACADERRSDYSRQQLDTFERATAALSGKRSVANSAGILAWPGSHGDWVRPGIMLYGASPFVDDTAEHAGLKPVMTLTAPLITRRWMHAGEHVGYGNSWTAPEAMPIGVAAIGYADGYPRHASTGTPVLINGQRTQLVGRVCMDMITIDLRGCDAAVGDDVTLWGKDLPVDEVARNATTVGYDLLCAAGNRVRAEIVN, from the coding sequence CTGATGCGCGCGGCCCGCGCGTTAATCGACCGGTCCGCGCTGCTTCATAACTTTCAGCGCGTACGCGAAGCCGCGCCACACAGCCGCGTGCTCGCGGTCGTCAAGGCCAACGCCTACGGGCATGGCGCGGTGACCGTGGCGCAAACGCTTGGCGACGCGCACGGCTTCGGCGTGGCCTGCGTCGATGAAGGACTCGCGCTGCGCGCGGCGGGAATCGACAAGACCGTTGTCAGTCTGCAGGGCTTCAAGAGCGCATCGCAGCTCGTCAAAGCCGCCGCCAATAACATCGATGTGACCGTGTACGACGCCTATCAAATCGAGCTGCTGGCCGCCACCTCGCTCGCCGCGCCGGTGCGCGTCTGGCTCAAGGTGGACACCGGCATGGCGCGACTGGGCTTCGCACCCACCGAACTCGCGGCGGTTCATCGGCGTGTGACCGCGTTGCCGCGGGCCACGACGGCGCCCGTGCTGATGACCCACCTGGCGTGCGCGGATGAGCGCCGCAGCGATTACTCGCGCCAGCAACTGGATACCTTCGAGCGCGCGACCGCGGCACTCAGCGGCAAGCGCAGCGTGGCCAACTCCGCCGGCATCCTGGCGTGGCCCGGCAGCCACGGCGACTGGGTGCGCCCCGGCATCATGCTCTACGGCGCATCCCCGTTCGTTGACGACACTGCCGAACACGCCGGTCTTAAGCCGGTCATGACCTTGACCGCACCGCTGATTACGCGCAGGTGGATGCATGCCGGCGAGCACGTAGGCTATGGAAATAGCTGGACCGCGCCAGAAGCCATGCCGATCGGCGTGGCCGCGATCGGTTACGCCGACGGTTATCCGCGCCACGCCAGCACCGGCACGCCGGTGCTGATCAACGGCCAGCGCACGCAACTGGTCGGGCGCGTGTGCATGGACATGATTACCATCGACCTGCGCGGCTGTGACGCTGCTGTGGGCGACGACGTGACCTTGTGGGGCAAAGACCTGCCGGTCGACGAAGTGGCCCGAAACGCCACCACCGTCGGCTACGATTTATTGTGCGCGGCCGGCAACCGGGTGCGCGCCGAGATTGTCAACTGA
- the dnaB gene encoding replicative DNA helicase — MANAPTRTGRRPPSAESLKVPPHSLDAEQAVLGGLMLDNNAWDQIADRIGEEDFYLADHRAVFVAIRELADRQQPFDVITLSEHLTQRKSLSDGSALAYVGTLAHETPSAANIRAYADIVRERSILRQLIAVGTEICDAGFNADGRDSKILLDEAEQRVFRIASQGLRAGFKDIKTLLKSTVERIDALFEKDDPITGIATGFSEFDEKTSGLQPGDLVIVAGRPSMGKTSFAINIAEYAAVKQQASVAIFSMEMPGEQISMRMLASLGRIDQHRLRIGKLAEEDWPRLSSAVSVLTDTRLFVDDSAALTPTELRARSRRLKREHGLDLIIVDYLQLMQVPGTPENRATEISEISRGLKALAKELGVPVVALSQLNRSLEQRPNKRPVMSDLRESGAIEQDADLIAFIYRDEVYNEDSADKGTAEIIISKQRNGPIGTTRLTFLGQYTKFENYIPEIYSGERFG, encoded by the coding sequence ATGGCGAATGCCCCGACCCGAACCGGCCGCCGGCCGCCCAGCGCGGAAAGCCTCAAGGTCCCGCCGCACTCGCTGGACGCCGAACAGGCGGTGCTGGGCGGCCTCATGCTGGACAACAACGCCTGGGATCAGATCGCCGACCGGATCGGTGAAGAGGATTTCTACCTCGCGGACCACCGCGCCGTGTTCGTAGCCATCCGGGAGCTGGCCGACAGGCAGCAGCCCTTCGACGTCATCACGCTGTCCGAACACTTAACGCAACGCAAGAGCTTGAGCGACGGCAGCGCGCTGGCTTATGTCGGCACCCTTGCGCACGAGACCCCCAGCGCCGCGAACATTCGTGCCTACGCCGACATCGTGCGTGAACGTTCCATTCTGCGCCAACTGATCGCGGTCGGCACCGAAATCTGCGACGCGGGCTTCAACGCCGACGGGCGCGACAGCAAGATATTGCTGGACGAGGCGGAACAAAGGGTATTCCGCATCGCCAGTCAGGGGCTGCGCGCCGGTTTCAAGGACATCAAGACCTTGCTCAAGTCCACCGTCGAGCGCATCGACGCTTTGTTCGAAAAAGACGATCCCATCACCGGCATTGCGACCGGCTTCAGCGAGTTCGACGAAAAGACTTCCGGCCTGCAGCCGGGCGATCTGGTGATCGTCGCGGGCCGCCCATCCATGGGCAAGACCAGCTTCGCGATAAATATCGCGGAATACGCCGCGGTGAAGCAGCAGGCGTCGGTGGCGATATTCAGCATGGAAATGCCGGGCGAGCAGATTTCGATGCGCATGCTGGCCTCACTGGGCCGCATCGATCAGCACCGTCTGCGGATTGGCAAGCTCGCCGAGGAAGACTGGCCGCGGCTGTCCAGCGCGGTGTCCGTACTGACCGACACCAGGCTGTTCGTGGACGACAGCGCCGCGCTGACACCAACGGAACTGCGCGCCCGCTCGCGCCGCCTCAAGCGCGAGCATGGGCTGGACCTCATCATCGTGGATTATTTACAGCTGATGCAGGTGCCGGGTACGCCTGAGAATCGCGCCACCGAAATCTCGGAAATCTCGCGCGGATTAAAGGCGCTGGCCAAGGAGCTTGGCGTGCCGGTCGTGGCCTTGTCACAGCTGAACCGCAGTCTCGAGCAGCGGCCTAACAAGCGCCCGGTCATGTCCGATTTGCGCGAGTCGGGCGCCATTGAGCAGGACGCGGATCTGATCGCGTTCATCTACCGCGATGAGGTGTACAACGAAGACAGCGCGGACAAGGGCACCGCCGAGATCATCATCTCCAAGCAGCGCAACGGACCCATCGGCACCACGCGGCTGACCTTTCTCGGCCAGTACACCAAGTTCGAAAACTATATTCCGGAAATCTATTCGGGCGAGCGCTTTGGCTGA
- the rplI gene encoding 50S ribosomal protein L9 encodes MEIILLDSIENLGGLGDRVKVRPGYARNYLFPTGKAKFATAENIAAFEARRAELEKTAQDTQAQAEARRERLEGQAVTIPAKAGAEGKLFGSIGPADIALAMQAAGVEVEKREVLLPRGTLRQTGDYEVDLHLYTNVTATIKVSVVPEA; translated from the coding sequence ATGGAAATTATATTGCTGGACAGTATCGAAAATCTGGGCGGGCTTGGTGATCGGGTCAAGGTGCGCCCGGGCTATGCACGTAATTATCTGTTCCCCACCGGCAAGGCGAAATTCGCGACAGCCGAGAACATCGCCGCGTTCGAGGCGCGCCGCGCGGAGCTCGAAAAGACCGCCCAGGACACGCAGGCGCAAGCCGAGGCGCGCCGCGAGCGGCTGGAAGGGCAGGCTGTGACAATTCCCGCGAAAGCCGGCGCGGAGGGCAAACTGTTTGGCTCGATCGGTCCGGCGGATATCGCGCTGGCCATGCAGGCGGCCGGCGTCGAGGTGGAGAAGCGCGAGGTGCTCCTGCCGCGCGGCACGCTGCGTCAGACCGGCGATTATGAGGTCGATCTGCACCTTTACACCAACGTCACCGCCACGATCAAAGTGTCCGTGGTGCCGGAGGCTTAA